ccgcccgACCCCTAGCCCCTCCGCCCAACCTGTACCCGCCTCGCGTTTATGACTGCGCCGAGGTCGCGCACTTCAAGGTGGCGCTCTTTTgagtgggggtggggttagggCTCCAggaaccccccccctccacctcctccccatTCACACAGCCCGCCGTGACAAGGCCCTCCTCTGTGTTGGCCCTCCACACAAAGTGCCCACAAGCCTGCAGCGCCGACGATATTTGTTAGCCGCCGCGGCCGTGGCCACGGTCCTCCCCGCACAAAGGCGGGCCGCGGTGAAAGAGACTACTGACACACAACACATGCGGCAGGGTAGACGGCCAATACAGAACCGttacctgttgccatggtaatcccccccaaaaaagagaCGTGTGTTTGCTCAGGAGCCCCGCTGGCTGGGAGTCTTGCTTAACATCTCAGGATGTTATTAAATGAAACATGCATTGCACAAATCGCAGACTCAGTAAGAaaatacacataaatacattttgttgTGTGGACGTGGTTGAAAGGCATTGTTTTCTAGAATGCACTGTAATTTTGGTTGaaatattgcaaaataaaaTGGGCAAAACTTTAGTTAGACTATCTAAATGCATTAATTTAATACAGTGCCTAGTTCGGGCCTGGTAGTCTTCATTTGCAGCCGTTTGATTAAGCCCGGTGAAGTCGTTTTACTTCATCACTCTGCAGGTGAGAATTTAATCACTTGTGCAGGAGTCACGTGCAGCAGTCAGGTCTCGCCAGTCAGTTACAATAACAGCGGTGTGGCGAGTGCAGACCGCTGCTGTCTTCAGTGTCCGCGTGAGACCAGGCGCAGAGGGCTTCCCGCACGCGCCCGGCTATGCTACGCCATTTCTCTCACGAGAAAGCGCGCGGCGCTCTGACGTCACATCGCTCCCTCTCGTTCTTCCTCCGTCAGATGGTTCGCGGCTTCGAGACCGGCAGGAAAAAATCCCCCCGGAAGAGTTCCCaggacatttttaggccttgccGCTAAATTTAGGGACCCTTTGGTTAACTGGGGTCAAAGTTCGAGCTAACATTTCAAAAGTAACAGGACCACGTGGTTAAAAATAGAGGCCGGGACAATGCTGAGATGTGCGGTCAGCACAGTGACGTTCCGCTGCGGTCTGATGTTGTCTGCTGTCGAAAGGCGATGGGGGAGGAAAGATGTGTTTCCTGTAAATAAAAAGGGGTTGCGCAGCTATCATTGTTTTGACAACGGAAGCCGTGCGGATGTTTGTCTCTTTCGCACTTGTCACGTCTACCTGTGGAAGGAGGCTTTTCCTACATGCCTCAGATTCAGACTGCTGGATTTGCGAGTTTTAAGTGAGAATCGCAACGCCGAGCAAGCAACAAGCATTGCATCTAGAAATAAAACAGACACAGCAGTAAAGcacttttaaaaaacatgttCTCCTCCTTAACTGAACCGTTTGATAGTGAGTGTAATGTTAGCACAGGTATTTGTATTATAAGCTAATTACTGGTCTTCATCTCGTTTCAGTCCACTTCAAGAGTGTTTTAAAATTTCATACTTTTATAAATCATATCACGTTGCTATAAAAGAGCTTTAACTTACATTGTTCAGTATGTTACTTGCATATTAAATATCTGCACAAACCCTACAGTCCTCAGTACTACTGTCTGCTGAATTACATGAAGGTAGACCTTCTATTAGGTCTACCTGATAAAATTAACAAATAAggaattttattttttatttatacgggggggggggggggggggaggcatcCACATGTGTGGTGTATCCACGAAACATCCTTTCTGTTGCACACGTAAGCACGCACATTACTCCCTGGAAGAGTATGTATTGTCTACATCTTACAGTGTGTAGGCTACTCCAGGAAGTGGAAGCGTTACGACACAGGTGGATGAGCGTGACCTCCTGATAATGAGGGCTAAACGTGTGTCATACGAACTCTGCATTTAGCACCGCGGctggacagagaggaagacgCTCATATCCTCCTTGCTAAACCCGGGTCCCATGCTCTTCCTTGCTAGACAGTTTTTCCTCCACGGGCATGCATTCTGTGGAGTTAAGAGTGTCTTAGGAAACGTGCATCAACAACTCAGCATGCGTGGTTAATAGCACAATTAAGCCGTGTtgttaaaattaaaatgtaattatatTGTGGTAAATGGTTTGTGCATCCTATATCTATTAAAATGCCTTCCTCCGCTAACCATGAGCAAGGATATTACATATTTGTTTGGACCGGCTGGAATCTACTTTATAAATACTAAGGAAACATTGTAAACAGCATGCACGTCAAGGCCAAAACATCTGAGGAGTTGCAATATTTTTTTCAGCAACCGCTGAGAACATAAGGCCAAAAAGTGCCAAAGTGTTTAAACCCTTAATATCATACGGGGTTTGCCACCATGTGACATACCGTATCAGAGAATATTTCAGTTTTTTAAGATAATGTCAAATTCCCACAGACACTTGTAAGGAAAAGTGCTGTTACATGTTGTTACACGTTGTTACACGTTAGCTCGCGCGGATGAGGTCACGGGCCGACGTTACCCAGACAAGCACGTGCTATTTATTCTGCATCTCACCATGAAGAAGTTCTGCTCGAGCTGAAGGTGGCGTCTCTGTCTAATCTAGAGACATGGCCAAGAGTAGAAACCCATTCATTATTTTGGAGTACATTGCCATCTAGCGCTACACAAGAGTTAACGCCAGAGTTGCATTTGCAAGGGGGAAAATATCATCTTCCGGTTCATTGTAGACGTTCATGGGACACGTTTTACCTCCGCCAGAGACATCATGGAAAACATGCTGCAGTTTTTAAAACTTGTAGGGCAGTTGAAGGTAACGTATTGATTTTTAACAAATGTCCGATCTGATTTTTATTTACGGTTTAATTATTTGCTTGTGTCCGATGTGGAAAATGCGCTTTCGTGTTTTGTAGCTTTGGTCGTGTTCCTAACCTAGAGATTCACTGGATGTCAAATTGACAAGAAGGTAGTGCCAagtctgtctgtttctgtttcCAGCGCGTGCCACGAACCGGGTGGGTGTACAGGAAGGTGGAGCATCCAGAGAGCGTGTCCGATCACATGTACAGAATGTCAGTGATGGCTTTAACCATACAAGACCCTAGTGTAAACAAGGAGAGGTAACCAGCTGATCTTCTGTTTATGGTCCCGTTAAGCCAACTAATCAAACATGGTTTATAGCCTGTAGACACATGAGCACATGACAGATTGCACCTCGTCGTTTATGGATTTTTTGTGTAACACGTTTTTAATTCCCTCCCATTTCAGATGCATGAAGCTGGCCTTGGTTCATGACTTGGCTGAATGTATTGTGGGTGACATCGCTCCAGCCGACAACATTAGCAAAGCAGAAAAACACAGACGAGAAAAGGTGTCGTTTGAGAGGAAAAATAGTAACATTTAAGATATTTAATCGCATGGTTAAAACACTTGAGGGCGTCTGTGGGACTTTTGCCATTAGTAAACTCATGCGCTGATGTTGAATGAGAAGGCCTGTCTCAACAACAGCCTTCCTGTCTATCTCATGGTGCTTGAGGTCATCGCTCTGTGCGGGCCATTCGAGCTCTTCCATGCCGAGTTTGTGGAACCATGCCTTTATGTACCTCATGTGCACCGTCCTGCTGGACCACAAACGGGCCTTTCCCCAGTTGCTGCCATGAAGTCAGAAACGTAATAGTTTGAAATGTATTTGGATGATGGAGGAGTAGAAACGTGTTCTCCggagtgatgaatcacactCCGTTGCCTGGCAGTCTTGTGGAgcggtctgggtttggtggatgCCAAGAGAACAGTATCTACCACAACGCACTGTGCCAACAGTAATGTTTGGGAAAGGAGGGATACTGGTTTGTGGTTTTCCAGTTGGGGCAGGTCCCCGGTGAAGGCCAACGGTCATGCGATGGCGCTGCTCTGTGAGTGCTTGATTTTCTCAGCTGTTTTTGCCCCAtgctttcatttacatttacatttatggcatttggcagacgcccttatccagagcgacttacatttttatctcattttttatacatgtGAGCAAttaagggttaagggccttgctcaggggcacctcagtcatagcctcaggtctgggaatcgaacccacgactctccggtcacaagaccagttccctaaccaccaggccatgactgccacaTCACGTACCAGTAATAGCATTTGCAGTGGGGGCAGAAAGTATTGTGGCAAAGCGTCCTGCGATACTGACGTAGCCATGATAGTCATCAGTGTTTGTATGTGGAGGTTGCATTGATATTTGCTTGATTTTGATCCAATTTTTAACAATATATGTGGCTGATCTTAATAATTAGAGGAATGTCCACATACATTTGGCCATATAATGTATACACATGACACTTTAATTGCAAAAATATCTGCTACCAGAGGGGTTTTCAACCCTGAATACTTTTATCTACCGAGTCCTTTTATCTACTGAATGCTTTTATCTACTTTTTCAGGAAGCAATGGTTCACATCACAAGCCTGCTAAGTGAAGATCTACATAAAGAGCTCTACCAGTTGTGGGAGGCACGTCGGTACCCTCTCTGTGTCTTACGTTCTTAAACCAGGCCACTTTGTATGTTATCAAGGTTCATTTGATGTCTCCTGCCTTCATGAACATTTGCCCACTTTTTTGTAGGCTGTATTATTCTTTTGTGATTTAACTGCATCATACACGCCAACATGGATTTCTGGGTGGAAAGTCATGGTCAGGACAGGATGATTTCCACACTGAAAGCTGCATTCTCCCACGCATGCTCACAGCTCTTGTAGGGACATGTGACCAAACCGTGCCAATCAGGAGTCAGTTGAGCAATGATTAAGAAAGCTAACAAAAGATCATTTAAGTAAGGATTTTTCCCCTGTTATGAGTACAGTGCCACCATGTTATTGTCACACTTGAGACAGATATGCATGTCTCCAAGACTCTACCACATTTAATGGTGGCGCTTTGGAGATTTTGCAGTATTTGACTTTGCTGTGTGACCGAGGCAAATATGTGCATCGCCCCACAGGAGTACGAGACACAGTCCAGTCCAGAGGCCAAGCTGGTGAAGGAACTGGACCAGTTCGAGATGATCTTGCAGGCCCATGAGTATGAGGAGCTGGAGGGGAGCCCGGGTAGACTGCAGGA
The window above is part of the Brachyhypopomus gauderio isolate BG-103 chromosome 9, BGAUD_0.2, whole genome shotgun sequence genome. Proteins encoded here:
- the hddc2 gene encoding 5'-deoxynucleotidase HDDC2, with translation MENMLQFLKLVGQLKRVPRTGWVYRKVEHPESVSDHMYRMSVMALTIQDPSVNKERCMKLALVHDLAECIVGDIAPADNISKAEKHRREKEAMVHITSLLSEDLHKELYQLWEEYETQSSPEAKLVKELDQFEMILQAHEYEELEGSPGRLQEFFSSTEGRFHHPEVLALARSLNKERSRHIGSPDEARSGQAEDPDGHRTPKTS